A window of the Ostrea edulis chromosome 1, xbOstEdul1.1, whole genome shotgun sequence genome harbors these coding sequences:
- the LOC125663710 gene encoding chitin deacetylase 7-like, with protein MRKMWINFILLIVHLFHFGFGVKLGTCYQDGNCLLPSCFCGGKNAPGNLEPTEIPQMIMFSFDDAVTGEIHEMYDKLFSRGRLNPNGCPISMTMFVSHNFTDYNLVKSLFRRGHEVAVHSVTHKTPTTFWKKASYDQLRYEIVEQRSIIAENARIPVRNITGWRSPFLQPSGDAQFALLQENGFEYDSTLTIATENGFSAKRWPNTMDFGWQLDCNVRPCPFGKYSGLWEVPVQMLEVGDSGSGCLYADSCRPKTMEEAFQLFWVNFHNHYTGSRSPLFFTMHPSWLREEHNMKALNYFLLTILHYYHDVYFVTYQQHLAWMRNPTPLSDILRFAPWKCDHLRLISNTVEQDDGRNSASESCHFPKLFLVFSTIPLLYRKIFFGIYFPLH; from the coding sequence ATGAGAAAAATGtggattaattttattttattaatagtGCACTTATTCCATTTCGGTTTTGGCGTTAAACTTGGCACGTGTTACCAGGATGGCAACTGTCTCTTGCCTTCGTGTTTTTGTGGAGGAAAAAACGCGCCAGGAAATCTGGAACCGACGGAAATTCCTCAAATGATAATGTTTTCATTTGATGATGCTGTCACCGGAGAAATTCATGAAATGTATGACAAACTTTTTTCTCGTGGACGATTGAATCCAAACGGATGTCCTATTTCTATGACAATGTTTGTTTCTCACAATTTTACGGATTACAACCTTGTAAAATCTCTGTTCCGGAGAGGACATGAAGTTGCTGTCCATAGTGTTACTCACAAAACTCCAACCACATTCTGGAAAAAGGCATCTTACGATCAGCTTCGATATGAAATTGTGGAACAGCGGAGTATTATCGCAGAAAATGCTAGAATACCCGTTCGAAACATTACCGGTTGGCGGAGTCCCTTTTTACAGCCGTCCGGAGACGCACAGTTTGCGTTACTACAAGAAAACGGATTTGAATACGATTCCACATTAACAATTGCAACAGAAAATGGATTTAGTGCTAAAAGGTGGCCAAACACAATGGATTTTGGGTGGCAGTTGGATTGCAATGTTCGCCCGTGTCCATTCGGAAAGTACTCTGGACTATGGGAGGTTCCAGTTCAGATGCTAGAGGTGGGAGACTCTGGAAGTGGGTGTCTTTACGCAGATTCCTGTCGTCCGAAGACGATGGAGGAAGCATTCCAGTTGTTTTGGGTCAACTTCCACAACCATTATACAGGGTCTCGTTCACCCTTATTTTTCACTATGCACCCTTCGTGGTTACGGGAGGAGCATAACATGAAAGCCTTGAACTACTTTTTATTGACtatattacattattatcatGATGTGTATTTTGTGACTTATCAACAGCATTTAGCGTGGATGAGAAATCCTACCCCTCTTTCGGACATTTTGAGGTTTGCACCCTGGAAATGCGACCATTTACGATTGATTTCCAACACCGTTGAACAAGACGATGGTCGAAATAGTGCGTCAGAGTCTTGCCATTTTCCAAAACTGTTCCTTGTCTTCTCTACAATTCCATTGttatatagaaaaatattttttggtatTTATTTTCCTTTACATTAA